The following are encoded together in the Geobacter sulfurreducens PCA genome:
- a CDS encoding IS110-like element ISGsu4 family transposase, whose translation MRFYTKTHKYYCGIDLHARKKYVCILDSEGTVLVHREINCNPESFLRLVAPYREDLVVGVECMFAWYWLADLCRNEKIEFVLGHALYMKAVHGGKAKSDKIDAHKIAVLLRGGMFPLAYVYPPEMRATRDLLRRRNFFVRKRAELMAHIQNTVTQYNLAPLGIDLGVEENRHEVAQLFHDPEVRKIIEIDVAMIDAFDDVINVLEPDIEKTARQHNLHALKLLRSINGVGKVLGLVMLYEIHDINRFPTVQDFSSYCRLVKCAHESAGKKKGVGGSKIGNVHLKWAFSEAAVFFVRHNPQAKILMEKLVKIHGKGKAISILAHKLARAIFYMLKNNVPFDREKFLATA comes from the coding sequence ATGAGATTTTACACTAAGACTCACAAGTACTACTGCGGAATTGATCTTCATGCCCGAAAAAAGTACGTCTGCATTCTCGACTCGGAAGGGACCGTGCTGGTTCATCGCGAAATCAACTGCAATCCTGAGAGCTTCCTTCGCCTCGTGGCACCCTACCGGGAGGACTTGGTTGTCGGCGTGGAATGCATGTTCGCATGGTATTGGCTGGCAGACCTTTGCCGTAATGAAAAGATCGAGTTTGTGCTCGGTCACGCCCTTTACATGAAGGCAGTCCACGGTGGCAAAGCAAAGAGCGACAAGATTGACGCCCACAAGATTGCTGTGCTGCTCCGCGGCGGCATGTTTCCCTTAGCCTACGTCTACCCGCCGGAAATGCGGGCAACACGGGACCTCCTGCGCCGCCGGAACTTTTTCGTCAGAAAACGTGCTGAGCTTATGGCACACATCCAGAACACGGTAACCCAATATAATCTGGCTCCTCTTGGCATTGATCTCGGAGTCGAAGAGAACCGCCATGAAGTAGCTCAGCTCTTCCACGATCCGGAAGTGAGGAAAATTATCGAAATTGACGTTGCCATGATCGACGCCTTTGACGATGTCATCAATGTCCTCGAACCGGACATAGAAAAAACGGCCCGGCAACACAACCTGCATGCCCTCAAACTTCTGCGCTCAATCAACGGCGTGGGAAAGGTGCTGGGCCTGGTAATGCTCTACGAGATCCATGACATAAATCGTTTCCCGACCGTGCAAGACTTCTCTTCCTACTGCAGGCTGGTGAAATGTGCCCACGAATCAGCGGGAAAGAAAAAGGGGGTCGGCGGTTCCAAGATAGGCAACGTCCATTTGAAATGGGCCTTCTCTGAGGCCGCTGTGTTCTTCGTGCGCCACAATCCCCAGGCAAAAATCCTGATGGAGAAACTGGTCAAGATTCATGGCAAAGGGAAAGCGATTTCGATCCTTGCCCACAAACTGGCACGAGCGATTTTCTACATGCTGAAAAACAATGTGCCGTTCGACCGGGAAAAGTTTTTGGCAACGGCGTAA
- a CDS encoding sigma-54-dependent transcriptional regulator, with product MSDKKRIMLIDNEEGLCRMMEAVLADSGYAVKGYTRSFEAVEEFKAGDWDLVVSDIKMPGMDGLEVLQRIKAKDPLVPVIMITAYATVETSIQALRRGAYDMVTKPFEPEELLYRVKNALKHTQLLEENRELREELVGKFRFDNIIGASTGLKDVLDKVEKIAIRDTSVLITGESGTGKELIAQAIHYNSLRKEKKFVAINCGALPESLLESELFGYRKGAFTGAKENRQGLLEAADGGTLFLDEAGNLPMNVQKTLLRFLQEQEFLRIGDTTPTKVDVRIISATNAELKEAVKSGAFREDLYYRLNVLNLHLPPLRERRADIPLLAAHFITLQNKKFGTAIKGLAPDALEAVMEFSWPGNIRQLKNVIEACTAMENGDYLSLAVLSQFIEISHHVPGEEGDTAGDVDESDYSQALSRFEVDYLKGLLRKNRGNVEAAARDAGMNMATIYRKLKKYNIRREDYA from the coding sequence GTGTCAGATAAAAAGCGCATCATGCTTATCGATAACGAAGAAGGGCTCTGCCGCATGATGGAGGCGGTGCTCGCCGACAGCGGCTATGCCGTGAAGGGGTATACCCGCTCCTTCGAGGCGGTGGAGGAGTTCAAGGCCGGCGATTGGGATCTGGTGGTGAGCGACATCAAGATGCCCGGCATGGACGGTCTTGAGGTGCTCCAGCGGATCAAGGCCAAGGATCCCCTTGTCCCGGTCATCATGATCACCGCCTACGCCACGGTGGAGACCTCGATCCAGGCGCTCCGGCGCGGGGCCTACGACATGGTCACCAAGCCCTTCGAGCCCGAGGAGCTCCTCTACCGGGTCAAGAACGCCCTCAAGCACACCCAGCTTCTGGAAGAGAACCGGGAACTGCGGGAAGAGCTGGTGGGCAAGTTCCGCTTCGACAACATCATCGGCGCATCCACCGGCCTCAAGGATGTGCTGGACAAGGTTGAGAAGATCGCTATCCGCGACACGTCGGTCCTGATCACCGGCGAGTCCGGGACCGGCAAGGAGCTCATCGCCCAGGCCATCCATTACAACTCGCTGCGCAAGGAAAAGAAGTTCGTGGCCATCAACTGCGGGGCGCTGCCCGAATCGCTGCTGGAGAGCGAGTTGTTCGGCTACCGCAAGGGGGCCTTTACCGGCGCCAAGGAGAACCGCCAGGGGCTCCTGGAGGCGGCCGACGGCGGCACGCTCTTTCTGGACGAGGCGGGCAACCTCCCCATGAACGTGCAGAAGACGCTGCTCCGCTTTCTCCAGGAACAGGAGTTTCTGCGCATCGGCGACACCACCCCCACCAAGGTCGACGTGCGGATCATCTCCGCCACCAATGCCGAGCTGAAGGAGGCGGTCAAGAGCGGTGCCTTCCGCGAGGATCTTTACTACCGGCTCAACGTGCTGAATCTTCACCTGCCCCCCCTGCGGGAGCGGCGGGCCGACATCCCGCTGCTGGCGGCCCACTTCATCACGCTGCAGAACAAGAAATTCGGCACCGCCATCAAGGGGCTCGCCCCCGACGCGTTGGAGGCGGTCATGGAGTTCTCCTGGCCGGGGAATATCCGCCAGCTCAAGAACGTGATCGAAGCCTGCACCGCCATGGAAAACGGTGATTATCTCTCGCTGGCCGTGCTTTCGCAGTTCATCGAGATATCTCACCATGTGCCCGGGGAAGAAGGGGACACGGCCGGCGATGTGGATGAGAGCGACTATTCCCAGGCCCTGTCGCGGTTCGAGGTCGACTACCTGAAGGGGCTCCTGCGCAAGAATCGCGGCAACGTGGAGGCTGCGGCCCGCGATGCGGGGATGAACATGGCCACCATCTACCGCAAGCTCAAGAAGTACAATATCCGCCGCGAAGACTACGCCTGA
- a CDS encoding sensor histidine kinase, translated as MRRYLFSFMTNLKLRWKMLVLVMPLVIIPIFVVGGVIGYISTKQAYRGITQTSRDDLEHMASFTIDLLNSHYQQFQVYKQDKMRTVHLELATLTNLSYNLVEAQDRQYRAGKVDLRTAKEEARKALKRVSVGMTGYIYAMTTKGLLEVHVAREGENVYDEKDENGRPFIRIMCENALKAKPGEVLYIVYPWRNEVLGDKYPRKKVVAYRYFPQWDWIIASGGYLEETYEDVAFERRSFAELKEKIRSKKVGETGYIFCMDDTGTFTIHPSGEGQNFLNAVDSSGNKFIKEMVEKKRGWIRYPWRNKGDASPRMKLVRYDYFKPWGWIVAVGSYEDEFYREANKIRGRIVTTMTLLTILTGLVATGLVFLAAKVFTDPINYMIDVIRKVKKGRLDEQMEVDTGDELGELAGAFNRMTTIIRQNKEMEASLAQQGKMASLGVLSSGVAHEINNPLGVILGYASYLESKITEEDPTYKYIHEIKRESKRCKKIVQDLLSYARTPKPALEPTDINDLLGQIVGFAANHTDMHHVTVVREFAPDLPPVMADGDQIRQVAINLILNAGSAMTAGGVLTVRTFLDQEQYVNIVFSDTGCGIPREDQERIFEPFFTTKTKGTGLGLAITRQIVEMHHGRIAIDSEVGRGTDVTVRLPLEPEEL; from the coding sequence ATGCGCCGGTATCTTTTCAGCTTCATGACCAATCTAAAGCTCCGCTGGAAGATGCTGGTACTGGTGATGCCGCTGGTGATCATTCCCATTTTCGTGGTGGGCGGGGTGATCGGCTACATCTCCACCAAGCAGGCCTACCGGGGGATCACCCAGACCTCCCGGGACGACCTGGAGCACATGGCCAGCTTCACCATCGATCTCCTCAATTCCCACTACCAGCAGTTCCAGGTCTACAAGCAGGACAAGATGCGGACCGTGCACCTGGAACTGGCCACCCTCACCAATCTTTCCTACAACCTGGTCGAGGCCCAGGACCGCCAGTACCGGGCCGGCAAGGTGGACCTGCGCACCGCCAAGGAGGAGGCCCGCAAGGCCCTCAAGCGGGTCAGCGTCGGCATGACCGGCTATATCTACGCCATGACCACCAAGGGGCTGCTGGAAGTCCACGTGGCGCGGGAAGGGGAGAACGTCTACGACGAGAAGGACGAGAACGGTCGCCCCTTTATCCGGATCATGTGCGAGAACGCGCTCAAGGCCAAGCCGGGGGAGGTGCTCTATATCGTCTACCCCTGGCGCAACGAGGTGCTGGGAGACAAGTATCCCCGCAAAAAGGTGGTGGCTTACCGGTACTTCCCCCAGTGGGACTGGATCATCGCGTCGGGCGGCTATCTGGAGGAGACCTATGAGGACGTGGCCTTCGAGCGCCGCTCCTTTGCCGAGCTGAAGGAGAAGATCCGCAGCAAGAAGGTGGGGGAGACCGGCTACATCTTCTGCATGGACGATACGGGGACCTTTACCATCCACCCCTCGGGCGAGGGGCAGAATTTCCTCAATGCGGTCGACTCCAGCGGCAACAAGTTCATCAAGGAGATGGTGGAGAAGAAGCGCGGGTGGATTCGCTACCCCTGGCGCAACAAGGGAGACGCGTCGCCGCGGATGAAGCTCGTGCGCTACGACTACTTCAAGCCTTGGGGATGGATCGTGGCGGTCGGGTCCTATGAGGACGAGTTCTACCGGGAGGCCAACAAGATCCGGGGGCGCATCGTCACCACCATGACGCTGCTGACCATCCTCACCGGCCTCGTGGCAACGGGGCTGGTTTTTCTCGCCGCCAAGGTGTTCACCGACCCCATCAACTACATGATCGACGTGATCAGGAAGGTAAAGAAGGGGCGTCTGGACGAGCAGATGGAGGTTGACACCGGCGATGAGCTGGGCGAGCTTGCCGGCGCCTTCAACCGGATGACCACCATCATCCGCCAGAACAAGGAGATGGAGGCGAGCCTGGCTCAGCAGGGGAAGATGGCATCGCTCGGCGTCCTCTCTTCGGGCGTTGCCCATGAGATCAACAACCCCCTGGGGGTGATCCTCGGCTATGCCTCGTACCTGGAGTCGAAGATCACCGAAGAGGACCCGACCTACAAATATATCCACGAGATCAAGCGCGAGAGCAAGCGGTGCAAGAAGATCGTCCAGGATCTCCTCTCCTACGCCCGGACCCCCAAGCCCGCCCTGGAGCCCACCGACATCAACGACCTCCTGGGTCAGATCGTGGGGTTTGCCGCCAACCACACCGACATGCACCACGTGACCGTGGTCCGGGAGTTCGCGCCCGACTTGCCGCCGGTCATGGCCGACGGCGACCAGATCCGCCAGGTGGCCATCAACCTGATCCTCAATGCCGGCTCCGCCATGACCGCCGGCGGCGTCCTTACCGTCCGGACGTTCCTGGACCAGGAGCAGTACGTGAACATCGTGTTCAGCGACACCGGCTGCGGCATCCCCCGCGAGGATCAGGAGCGGATATTCGAGCCGTTCTTCACCACCAAGACCAAGGGGACCGGCCTGGGGCTCGCCATTACGCGCCAGATCGTGGAGATGCACCACGGCCGCATCGCCATCGACAGCGAGGTGGGGCGCGGCACCGACGTTACCGTGCGCCTGCCCCTGGAGCCGGAAGAGCTGTAG